Sequence from the Kribbella aluminosa genome:
GGTGAGGAACGCGGTCTCGGAGTACCCGACATCGGCCGCGATCGACTGCATGGCGGCGTCGTCGAGCTCATGCGCGTCGAGCACCACTCCGGCGGGGTTGCCACCAGCCGGGTCAGAGGTGAAGGCCGCATACCGCAGCACCGTCGTCATAGGGACATCCAATCACCGAGTCCAGTCCAGCTGCGCCTCCGGAATCCCCACACACCTCCGGATGCGCGAGCAGTCGCGCCGGCACACGTCTCCGGCAATCGGCGTACGGTCCTGCGCATGGAGATCGGGTACGTCATCTTGTACGTCGAGGACCTGGCGGCGTCTGTTGGGTTCTACCGCGACGTAGTGGGGTTCGCGTACAAGTTCACGGATGCCGGGTACGCGGAGTTCGACACGGGCGGAGTGCGGTTCGGCCTGTACGAGCGGCGGCGGGCGGAGTGGTTGACCGGGCGCGGGGTGACGCCGGGGGCGGGTGCGGAGGTCGTGGTGATGGTGGAGGACGTGGATGAGTGCTTCGCGCGGTTGCGGGGCGCGGGGGCGGAGGTTCTGAGCGGGCCAGCGGACCGTCCGTGGGGTCACCGGACGGTCCACGTTGCCGATCCTGACGGGTTCGTCGTGGAGTTCGCGGAGGAGATTCCGCGGGCTCGTCAGCGGCGGTAGTGCTGCTGCCAGCGGCCGCGGGAGATGCCGCTGAGCATCACGATCCAGAAGACGCCCCAGAGCAGCCACGGTGCGGTGAGCGCCACCGAGCTGATCACGAGGCCGATCATCAGGAACGGGGCGATCATCAGGAACGCCGGCGGTGGGCCTGGGCGGCGGCGGAGGTTCGGCGGGCCGGCCTTGACGGGTTGCAGCTCTCCGGTCCTCGGCAGTTCGTCGAAGAGCGGCCCGAACTCGTCGGCGTACCGCGCCTTGGTCGCCTGCTCGCTCCGCTCCTCGAACTCGGCCTGCGTCAACCGCCCGGCCACGAAGTGCTCACTCAGCATCGCAACCGCCTGGTCCCGCTCGGCATCCCCGATCCGCACCCGCTTCCGCGGTACGTCGTTCGCCCGCGAATCCCGCCCATCCCGCGGTACGTCGTTCGCCCGCGGATCAGGTCCGTCCCACAAGCCGTCGTTCGCCCGCGGATCAGGTCTGTCCCACAAACCGTCGTTCGCGGAGCTGTTCGACTGCTGGTTGTTCAACGTGTTGTTGCGTGGGTCGCCGTCCGTGGGCTCGCTCCACGCGGTGGCTCGCCAGTCGCCGGCCCAGCCGCGGGCGTGCCAGTCGCCGCCCCAGTTGTGCTCGCGGGAGCGGCCGCTCGGGTCGTCGAACCAGCCGTTCCAGCCCTCGCTCGGCCCGTAGCCCTGCCAGTCGCGCCGGCGGCGGCCGGCGGGACCGCCTCGGCGTCGGCGATCCCGGTCGGCGGAGCTCATGACGGGTCCTGCTCGCTGTCGCCGTCGGAGTCCGCGAGGATCCCGTACAGCTTCCGCCGCAACTCCAGGACCGCCTCCCGGGCCTTCGCCTGCTGCTCCGGCGTACCGCTCGCCAGCACCTGCCACATCGCCGTCGCGACCTGCCCGAACAGCGGCTTGAACCCGTTCTCGTCGTCACCGGACGGCGCGCTCATCGCCTCCCACGGCGCGGAGACCTCGTCCTGGTGCTCGGCGACGTACGTGCGTCCCTCATCGGTCAGCCGGAACGTCCGCCGCCCGACCTCCGCGTCCGCCGTCACCAGGCCCTCGTCCTCGAGCTGCTGCAGCGTCGGGTAGATCGAGCCGGGGCTCGGCTTCCACCCGCCGCCGCTGCGCTCGGCGATCTCCTGGATGATGCCGTAGCCGTTCATCGGCTGCTCGGCGAGCACGGCGAGGATGGCCGCGCGGACGTCACCGCGCCGCGCCTTCGGACCGCGCCAGCGTGGCGGCGGCGGACCCCACGGCGGCGCGAACATCTGCCCGCCGCCGAACATCCCCCACTGCGGCCCGAACCCCTGCTGGGTCCCGCCGTGTCCCCGGTGCCCGCGGCGACCGGTCATCGCCGCGCGCAACTCGTCCTTGATGTCGTCGAAGGCGGCACAGTTCCGCCCGACCTGCCGCTCGAACTGCCGTACGAAGTCCTGCCACGGGAATCCCGCGGCGTACGCCGATCCGGTCATCTCGACCACCCGTCCCTCACGAATGTGATTGCGATAGTTCGACGATATATCGCGAACCATCGCAACCCAAGGGAGTCAGCGGGTGAAGGTGAGGTCCTTCACCGTCGCGGAGAGCACCACGGCGTTGTCCTGGATGCTGACCTGGGTGAGCTGCGCGTTGTACGGGAGCTGCGGGAGCTGGATCCCGTTGGCCAGCTGGTTCTTCAGCCCGTTCGCGATCGCGGACGGGATCGAGCTGGACAGCTGTCCGAGCGTGAGCGAGATCTTGCCGTTCTGGATCTGCGGCTCGACCGGTACGTCGATGTTGATCCCGTTGGACGCCAGCTTCGCGTGCAGCTTGCCGCCCTCCGCGACCATCGACAGCCCGGCGAGCTCGGGGGTGGTCTTCACGGCCAGCCGGCCGAGCTCCCGCGGCGACAGCCTCACCTGCATGTCGGTGGTGCCGACGGTGACCGTGCCGCTCTGGCCGAACAGCAGTGACCGCGGTACGTGCACGTTCTTCATGTCGACGGTCAGCTTCTCACCCGGGACCTTCGCGAACGCCGGCTTCCCCATGGTCAGCGTGACCTTGGAGAAGTCCTGCTTGATCAGCTGCGGAAGGAACCCGAACCCGCCGATCTTCACAGAGGTGTCGGCGGAGCGCACCTGGTACTTCGCCGCCTCCTTCTGGGCCATCGACGCGAGCTGGTTCTGCGCGACGACCGCCGCGATCCGGTCGACCGCGACCAGCACCACGGCCAGTACCACCAGCGTCACGACGAGCCGGCGCAAACCCCGGCCCTGCCTGCTAGGACTCATTACTGCCCTTCCTGATCATTTCCCGGAGCGCGTCGTCGGTCGGCGCCGCTTCGATGCCGAAGGCAACCGTAGCCGCGGTCGAGTCGACCACGAACGGCCGCTGCCACTGGTACTGCATCTCCACCATCTCCCGCGCGGCCGGATCGACCAATCCGGCTAGCCGGAGTACCGCCGCGGGCATCGCGGCGACCCGCGCCGGCGGCGCACCCGCCAGTACGGCGGCGCGGGCGGCGAGCTGGCGTACCGACAGCGGCTCCGGTGTCGGTACGTGCCAGGCGCGGCCCCACGCGTTCTCGTCGTCCGCGACGGCGATCAGCGTCCGCGCGACGTCGCCGACGTACGTCCAGCTGTGCGGCGCGTCGGGGTCGCCCGGCAGCATCCCGCGCTTCCCGGCGACCACCTTCGGCAGCACGGTCACGCTGAACGGCGACACCGCGCCGGCGCCCAGGTAGTCGGACCCGCGGACTTCGGCCGTCCGGATCCGCCCCGCCTCGTGCGCGGTCAGCGCCTCGTTCCACAGCTGCGCCCGGACCCGCCCCTTCACGGTGCTCGGCCGCAGCGGGAGGTCCTCGGTCATCGGTACGTCGACCGGCCCGTACCCGTACAGGTTCCCGGTGGTGACAAGCACCGCCCCGGACGCCTCAGCCGCCGCGATCAGGGCAGCACCCAGCGGGGGCCACTCCGTCGTCCACTTGTTGTACGCCGGTCCCGCGCAGGAGTAGATCGCCGTGGCGCCGTCGACGTACTGCGTCAGGCCGCCCTTGGCATCCGCGGCGACCAGTTCGGCCGCGTCCGGTCCGGCGCCGGACCGGGTGAGCACCCGAACCCGCTCACCGCGCGCCAGCAGTAGCCGTGCGACGACACTCCCGACCGCGCCGGCACCCACAACGACGTGCACGCGCTTCCCTTCCGTCCGGTCAGCTCACACAGTACCGATCGGACGGTGGCACACCGCTGAGAGGCCGCTCAGCAACCCGGTCTCACTCGGCAAGCGCGGCCGGATCGCTCGCCACCCACGTGTCGGGAGAGGCGATATGGTCCGCGGCCAGGTACTCCGTGATCTCCCCTCTGCCGCCCTCGTACTGGACCAGGCCGGTCCAGCCGCCCGAGCCGTGCGCTCGCGCGATCAACCATCCCGGACGCCAGCCTGCACCGGTCAGCACGAACACGTGGCCAGGGACAGCGAGGCCCTGCAACGCGCGTTCCTCGTAGGTGACCTCCCCCGGCCCGGTCATGACAGCAACCGTCGCCGGAGCCGGAGCTCGTCGCGAATGTCGGGGGGCACAGGCAGCCGGTAGTGCTCCAGCGCTGTTGCGTAGGCCACCAGCGAGGCGGCCAGCTGGCCGCAGTTCCTACGGAAAGCATCGTCCCGGGACGGCGCTCCGCGGCCCTGCCGAACGGCCTCGCGCGCGGACGCGACCCTCGCGAGCAGTTGCAGAAGGTCCTGATCCGCTACGGAGCGATGCTGGATGCCGTGTGCGACGGAGAGTGGTCGGAGAGCCATCGGGCATCGCCTCATCGGCTGCCGGTTCCCGACAAACCGCCTGGCGTGCCATCGTTCCGGAGTCTTACCACCCTACTCCTCGGAGTACGACGAACCGCTCAGAGCTGGAGCTCCGTCTGGAAGCGGGCCCGCTCCCGAGGCAGGACCTCGAGTGACGTGACTTCCACCAGCAGATCGCCGTACACGGAGTTCGTGCCGCTGATGTGCAGGACCGTGCCTGTTCGGAGATCGCGGGCGATCCGCAGATTCCTGAACCGAGGGTGCGGCAGGTGGAACCACTCGACCGCCCTCTCGTACAGCTGCTCCGCTCCCGCTCCGCGGTCGGGCGTTCGATCCGAGCCGAGCCACAACGTCGCCGTCCGCAGCGTGCGGAGCGCCGCCACCTCCGTTGCCGGCTCCCACACCGCTATGTCCTCGACGTCACGATCGTGCAGTGCCAGTGATTCCGTGAGCTGACCGCCGTGTACCCAAGCGACCTCTCTGGGCGTCGCGAGCCACACCAGCATCCCGGCGTCGTCACGCACGCAGATCTCGGTGCCGGTCATCCAGGCCCGCATCAGCCGTGGAGCATGACGCACAGCGCCCGCCGTTCGAATCGTCAGCTCCAGCATGGAGTCGGGACCGGACGACGTAGCCGGCTCGCTCACTGCCGGAAATCTTCGGCCGAGGCCCGTCGTGGCGCCGCCTGATCTGCGTGGATGTTCAACGGACATCACCCTCAGGGTGGCCGGCCGCCGACGCCTCCAGGCGGGACGTCAGCAATCTCCGGATCCCACCACTGTACGCCCGCTTCCCCGGCAGCGGCCCCCGCTCAGGTGACGGCCGGCGGCCAGCGATACGCGATCCATTCCTGCCAACTGACGAAGCCACTCGGCGGGTCGCCGATCGGATCACTTCCGTCGAGCTCGCCCGGCAGCGGGACCTCGAATCTGGCAGCCCAACTCGCGAGTTCCTCGTCGGAGATCGGCCAGGTGTCCTGCGGGCTGGCCGCCAAACGCCTGTCCAGACGTAGCCGCTGCTCGTCCGGTGGCACGTCGAAGTACCGGATCTCGACCCCCGCTCCGACGTCCACCGCCGCCTGCCGCAACGCGGACCGCTCGTCCCGGCTCCAGAGCCCGAAGTCGATGACGACGTTCGTACCGAGCTCCAGAGCCCGCAGCCCGATCCCGATCAACCGCCCCTCGACGACATCGGACGCCGCCTCCGGATTACCGTCGCCGTACAGCGCCTTCATCCACTCATCCTTGGTCAACCGAAGCGCCCCCTCCCCGGCCTCGACCTCCCGAGCCCAGGTCGTCTTCCCAGTCCCCGGCAACCCGACAGTCAGATACAACGTTGGCTTGTTCATCACAGGGGATTCTGGCCGACTTCTACTGGCCGCGCTGCGGTTTTGTCTGGTGTTGCCGGCCTGCTTGGAGGTGGTCGAGGTGGATCGGCTACCGACGCCCCGGTCTCAAGAACCTGCAGCTCACGCAGCGTGCTCTCGTACACGGAGCAGGACCCGGACCGGTCGTCCTGGGTCGTTCTCAGCGATCGGCCGGGCCGCGTTCCTGGCGGATCTCGTCGAGCATCTGCTGGGTGAACGGGTCGTCCTTGGCCCACTCGTCGAGGCTGAACGGCTTGCTGCCTGGCGTAGGCGCCGAGGCGTAGCTGCGGACCGTCGGATCGTCGAGCACACCCGGCGGCGGCTCGTCGTCACCACGCAAGGTGCGGTACTGCTGCGTCGACATCACCACCAGCACAGGTTCGGCGCCGCTGCCCACCAGCACCGGAGGCCCGAACGTACCGCGGCGAATCGCCTCCACCATCTCCGGCAACTGCCGGACGAGCACCTCGGGAGCGACGACGTCCCGGTACTTGCCGAAGGTCTCGTCGCCGCTGAGGTCGTCGTACTGGTCGTAGCTCGCGATGACGGCCTCGGGCACGCCGCCGTCCCCGAACGCGAAGGCATGCGTCTCCCCGTGCGTCATCCGCTGAACCACCCCGGCGATGTCAGCAGCGACGTCAGCAACCGACCGCAGATCAGGGTACGACGAAGCGCACATGCCCACCATGGTAGGCGTCCACCCAGGGCAGACCTGGTCCTCGCTGAGCTTGTGCACCTGACCGAACGTCTTACGAACACCCAATTCCGAACCGACCTGGACAGATTGTGGACAAAAGGCGTCCTCAAGTTTGGCTATCCGGCGAGGATCGGAAACGTCGAGCATCGCCAGGCGGTCGCGGAGGACGTCAAGCTACGGTCCATCCGTTGCTCCGGTCATCCTCGAACCCAGTGATCTGGCCCACGGCGACACCGCGCAGGCCGTTGAGTAGGCCTGATCTCATCAGCTGGGTCAGCTGACGGTCGACCATGCCAAGGCCATGGTTCTCCTCGAACAGCAGGATGCCGCCGTCCAAGCTGAGCAGGTCTGCGCCGATGCCGCAGCGAATGGTGTCAAGGTTGCCGCCCATCAGGAATCCTGCAGCAGCTTCGCCTTCGGTCAGGGCGGCGCTCAGCTCCTTCGGATCCTGGCGGACGACGATCTCGTAGGTAGTCGTTAGGGGGACGCGGCGACGGGTCCGCTCCGAGGCACGGGGCTGTCATCATTCGGCGAGATGGTCGCCCTTGCACCGCCGTGGGCTTGTGGAAGCCCAAGATCGCCCAGG
This genomic interval carries:
- a CDS encoding VOC family protein; this translates as MEIGYVILYVEDLAASVGFYRDVVGFAYKFTDAGYAEFDTGGVRFGLYERRRAEWLTGRGVTPGAGAEVVVMVEDVDECFARLRGAGAEVLSGPADRPWGHRTVHVADPDGFVVEFAEEIPRARQRR
- a CDS encoding PadR family transcriptional regulator, whose amino-acid sequence is MTGSAYAAGFPWQDFVRQFERQVGRNCAAFDDIKDELRAAMTGRRGHRGHGGTQQGFGPQWGMFGGGQMFAPPWGPPPPRWRGPKARRGDVRAAILAVLAEQPMNGYGIIQEIAERSGGGWKPSPGSIYPTLQQLEDEGLVTADAEVGRRTFRLTDEGRTYVAEHQDEVSAPWEAMSAPSGDDENGFKPLFGQVATAMWQVLASGTPEQQAKAREAVLELRRKLYGILADSDGDSEQDPS
- a CDS encoding AAA family ATPase; amino-acid sequence: MNKPTLYLTVGLPGTGKTTWAREVEAGEGALRLTKDEWMKALYGDGNPEAASDVVEGRLIGIGLRALELGTNVVIDFGLWSRDERSALRQAAVDVGAGVEIRYFDVPPDEQRLRLDRRLAASPQDTWPISDEELASWAARFEVPLPGELDGSDPIGDPPSGFVSWQEWIAYRWPPAVT
- a CDS encoding DUF1707 SHOCT-like domain-containing protein, whose protein sequence is MSSADRDRRRRGGPAGRRRRDWQGYGPSEGWNGWFDDPSGRSREHNWGGDWHARGWAGDWRATAWSEPTDGDPRNNTLNNQQSNSSANDGLWDRPDPRANDGLWDGPDPRANDVPRDGRDSRANDVPRKRVRIGDAERDQAVAMLSEHFVAGRLTQAEFEERSEQATKARYADEFGPLFDELPRTGELQPVKAGPPNLRRRPGPPPAFLMIAPFLMIGLVISSVALTAPWLLWGVFWIVMLSGISRGRWQQHYRR
- a CDS encoding NAD-dependent epimerase/dehydratase family protein, encoding MHVVVGAGAVGSVVARLLLARGERVRVLTRSGAGPDAAELVAADAKGGLTQYVDGATAIYSCAGPAYNKWTTEWPPLGAALIAAAEASGAVLVTTGNLYGYGPVDVPMTEDLPLRPSTVKGRVRAQLWNEALTAHEAGRIRTAEVRGSDYLGAGAVSPFSVTVLPKVVAGKRGMLPGDPDAPHSWTYVGDVARTLIAVADDENAWGRAWHVPTPEPLSVRQLAARAAVLAGAPPARVAAMPAAVLRLAGLVDPAAREMVEMQYQWQRPFVVDSTAATVAFGIEAAPTDDALREMIRKGSNES
- a CDS encoding LmeA family phospholipid-binding protein, whose protein sequence is MSPSRQGRGLRRLVVTLVVLAVVLVAVDRIAAVVAQNQLASMAQKEAAKYQVRSADTSVKIGGFGFLPQLIKQDFSKVTLTMGKPAFAKVPGEKLTVDMKNVHVPRSLLFGQSGTVTVGTTDMQVRLSPRELGRLAVKTTPELAGLSMVAEGGKLHAKLASNGINIDVPVEPQIQNGKISLTLGQLSSSIPSAIANGLKNQLANGIQLPQLPYNAQLTQVSIQDNAVVLSATVKDLTFTR